In Methylomonas sp. ZR1, one DNA window encodes the following:
- a CDS encoding VWA domain-containing protein — protein sequence MRKIRKLTLAASMAATFALSAFASSSANAGTIQLGFILDESGSIGSSNWNIIKNGLSNAVNNLIPLNSNYEISVVTFSSSATADIQNFLVTDAASRTSLATSIANLGYSGGGTNFTAAFDTMRTTLAASTLNIDFSYVNFATDGVTSNEATAITARNNLIAAGVDNISIEGIGSGVDTAYLQNSICYPGPCDTTSPYNFPTQGFYIGVANATAYAAAIENKIRVVTQPNNTVPEPASLALTGLGLFGIAMSRRRKAA from the coding sequence ATGAGAAAAATCCGCAAACTCACTTTGGCTGCGTCAATGGCGGCCACCTTCGCACTAAGCGCATTTGCGTCCAGCTCAGCCAATGCCGGCACCATCCAACTTGGCTTTATTCTCGACGAATCAGGCAGCATTGGCTCATCTAACTGGAATATCATCAAAAATGGATTATCCAACGCTGTTAATAATTTGATTCCGCTGAACAGCAACTATGAAATCTCTGTCGTGACATTTAGCAGCTCTGCGACCGCGGACATTCAAAACTTCCTCGTCACAGACGCGGCCAGCCGCACATCACTGGCCACGAGTATCGCCAACCTAGGTTATAGTGGTGGCGGCACAAACTTTACAGCGGCATTCGACACCATGCGAACCACTCTGGCGGCGTCTACTTTGAATATCGATTTTTCTTACGTAAATTTTGCAACAGACGGAGTCACAAGCAACGAAGCAACCGCAATTACCGCGCGCAATAATTTGATTGCTGCCGGCGTGGATAACATCAGTATCGAAGGCATTGGTAGCGGGGTGGATACTGCCTATCTGCAAAACAGCATTTGCTACCCGGGTCCTTGCGACACAACCTCACCTTACAATTTCCCAACTCAAGGCTTTTACATTGGCGTTGCTAACGCGACTGCTTACGCAGCCGCGATTGAAAACAAAATTCGCGTTGTGACCCAACCAAATAATACTGTACCCGAACCAGCAAGCTTGGCCTTGACCGGGCTGGGCTTGTTTGGCATCGCCATGTCTCGCCGCCGTAAAGCTGCATAA
- a CDS encoding DVUA0089 family protein codes for MKSLFFFELFCSKTAVARLSKRQSLTAGSLVTLLLASPLAAGVEFASGTFNLTGSGAGSVGYLPFSLSQTTLVDIATSGPTTDPYIFLLSGTGNFTSLSVLTQNDDGCNQIDCGAAGVSPNFNSLINDYPLSPGSYTVALANYPFASTDAIAGSNINSDTGNVLLIVGDSGLIIPGTGTGSGSARLISYAGSGGAVISQSQIIESTSNASATSLAINSLCASPTSSAVISDCARIAGLGAAAKADVIDQITPEEINTIAATTVATSRANFSSVMDRIATLRAGNAGGINLGGTKIGGGSGDELPEIFQRLGLYGNIDGSFGSRNRTANEQGYSFDNQGVTVGADYAFTDNFFVGVAFNNAHNKADFSNRAGQLYTAAYTGSLYSTLNIQDFYIDALASVGGIDYESERAMSFFNTSAKGSTSGMQYASSLGAGYNYHIDKVVVGPYIGFDYAKTEVDGYRETGGSSFGTSYGEQNIESMLTKAGARASYAWSLPWGVIVPQVNAEWVHESSYNAQVSVVRFVQNNAGFNIRSDNPDRDFMQLGFNVAGQFADGMSAFVAYNTIIDRANVSNHAFSSGLRLSF; via the coding sequence ATGAAATCACTGTTTTTTTTTGAACTATTCTGCTCTAAAACCGCTGTTGCGCGATTAAGCAAACGGCAATCCCTAACCGCAGGCTCGTTAGTGACGTTGCTGCTGGCGTCGCCACTCGCGGCAGGCGTGGAATTCGCGAGCGGCACATTCAATCTAACCGGCTCCGGGGCGGGATCGGTGGGCTACCTGCCCTTCTCGCTATCACAAACCACACTGGTCGATATTGCCACCAGCGGCCCCACAACGGACCCCTATATTTTCCTGCTGAGCGGCACCGGCAATTTTACCAGCCTCTCCGTACTCACTCAGAACGACGACGGTTGCAACCAGATAGACTGCGGCGCGGCGGGCGTTTCTCCGAATTTTAACTCGCTGATTAACGACTACCCCTTGAGCCCCGGCAGCTATACTGTCGCGTTGGCAAACTACCCGTTTGCATCAACCGACGCTATCGCGGGTTCCAATATAAACAGCGACACAGGCAATGTGTTACTGATAGTCGGCGACTCGGGACTGATCATTCCCGGCACCGGCACCGGCTCGGGCAGTGCGAGATTGATTAGCTATGCCGGCAGCGGCGGCGCGGTCATTTCCCAATCGCAAATTATCGAATCTACGTCCAACGCCAGCGCTACCTCTCTGGCAATCAACAGCTTGTGCGCATCGCCCACCAGCAGTGCTGTTATCAGCGACTGCGCCAGAATCGCCGGCCTGGGCGCGGCTGCCAAAGCCGATGTTATCGATCAAATTACCCCTGAAGAGATCAATACGATTGCAGCCACCACGGTTGCCACTTCGCGAGCGAATTTCAGCAGCGTAATGGATCGCATCGCCACCTTGCGCGCCGGCAATGCGGGCGGCATCAACCTGGGCGGCACCAAAATCGGCGGCGGCAGCGGCGATGAACTACCGGAAATATTTCAACGCCTGGGCCTATACGGCAATATCGACGGCAGTTTCGGTAGCCGGAACCGCACTGCCAACGAACAGGGTTACAGCTTCGACAATCAAGGTGTCACAGTCGGTGCGGATTATGCGTTCACCGATAATTTTTTTGTGGGGGTGGCCTTTAATAACGCTCACAACAAAGCCGATTTCAGCAACCGCGCCGGCCAGCTTTATACCGCAGCCTATACTGGCTCGCTATACAGCACTTTGAATATTCAGGATTTCTATATCGACGCGCTGGCCAGTGTCGGCGGCATCGATTACGAATCCGAGCGGGCAATGAGCTTTTTCAACACCTCGGCAAAAGGCAGCACCTCGGGCATGCAGTATGCCTCCAGCTTGGGCGCGGGTTATAACTACCACATCGACAAGGTAGTGGTCGGACCTTATATCGGTTTCGACTACGCCAAAACCGAAGTGGACGGCTACCGCGAAACAGGTGGCTCCAGCTTCGGCACCAGCTACGGCGAACAAAACATAGAATCCATGCTAACCAAAGCCGGCGCCAGGGCTTCGTACGCATGGAGCTTGCCTTGGGGCGTCATCGTGCCGCAAGTTAATGCTGAATGGGTACATGAATCCAGCTATAACGCCCAAGTCAGCGTCGTGCGCTTCGTGCAAAACAATGCCGGCTTTAACATCCGCTCCGACAATCCGGACCGCGATTTCATGCAATTAGGATTTAACGTGGCCGGCCAATTTGCCGATGGCATGTCCGCTTTCGTGGCCTACAACACCATCATCGACCGGGCAAACGTGTCAAACCACGCCTTTTCCAGCGGCTTGCGGCTGTCGTTTTAA
- a CDS encoding DUF3683 domain-containing protein: MASQLFPVSDDATPARLREIPYNYTSFSDREIVIRLLGEDMWWVLESLRGERITGRSARMLYEVLGDIWAVQRNPYLEDDLLDNAKRRRALLQALRHRLGQMEGRQAELENQHTGRAERVGQLIAAAHQAVNEFEAHFERTAQLRRSVLSLLSQFTRKDNISFDGFARVSHVTDATDWRVEYPFVVLYPTAEDEVGHLVRGCIELGLTIIPRGGGTGYTGGAVPLNAYSAVINTEKLLVMGAVERHTLLPGVECSYATIYTGAGVVTRRVMETAEQAGLVFACDPTSADASCIGGNIAMNAGGKKAVLWGTALDNLASWRMVTPDGNWLEVERLNHNLGKIHEQDKAAFLLKRFDAGGKQLLGEETLEISGSFFRKTGLGKDVTDKFLGGLPGIQKEGCDGIITSARWILHEMPPVSRTFCLEFFGQVREAVPSIVEIRDYLADLPKEGASRVMLAGLEHLDERYVKAVGYATKAKRHGRPKMVLIGDIVGDDENQVAMAASEVVRICNARGAEGFIAVNPETRKKFWLDRGRTAAIARHTNAFKINEDVVIPLPRMGDYCDGIERINIELSLNNKLRLCSALIELLGGDLPLRAYEEGVNKAELLDERRALALDAVDTVKQRWQWIYDNLDLPLAEAEKAFASQGIQAGELSNRAVEPILFHRLQDYSLRVSWKQELLPRLREIFEGDNFRPIVERIEALHKEVLRGRVFVALHMHAGDGNVHTNLPINSDHYEMLQEANAAVARIMALARSLGGAISGEHGIGITKYEFLTEDELADFHAYKNRIDPEGRFNRGKLMPGADLRSAYTTSFSLMGFESLIMQQSDIGAISDSVKDCLRCGKCKPVCATHVPPANLLYSPRNKILATSLLIEAFLYEEQTRRGISITHWKEFEDVADHCTVCHKCFNPCPVDIDFGDVSMNMRNLLRKMGKQSFNPAKTMAIAFLTASSPNTVKAMRTAMIDWTYKAQRIGNTLLKPWSKAQIAQPPATVGKPPVREQVIHFMNRKMPGDLPTKTARALLDIEDGQIVPIIRDHAKTRTDSEAVFYFPGCGSERLFSQVGLATQAMLYEIGVQTVLPPGYLCCGYPQRAGGQFDKAQKITTDNRVLFHRVANTLNYLDIKTVVVSCGTCQDQLQDYEFEKIFPGCRLIDIHEYLLEKGVRLDGVNGARYLYHDPCHSPFKQQDPIKVVNQLIGAPVAKSERCCGESGTLAVARPDISTQIRFRKAEELQKDTAKLRSDGYDGAVKMLTSCPSCMQGLQRFEDEVEQMEVDYIVVEIAKHILGENWMTGYLDQVTKGGIERVLV; encoded by the coding sequence GTGGCTTCTCAATTATTCCCAGTATCCGATGATGCAACGCCCGCGCGACTGCGGGAAATTCCTTATAACTACACCTCGTTTTCTGATCGTGAAATCGTCATCCGTCTGCTCGGCGAAGACATGTGGTGGGTGCTTGAGTCGTTACGCGGTGAGAGAATTACCGGGCGCTCCGCGCGGATGTTGTATGAAGTATTGGGCGACATTTGGGCGGTACAGCGTAACCCTTATCTCGAAGACGATTTGCTCGATAATGCCAAGCGGCGGCGCGCCTTGCTGCAAGCCTTGCGGCATCGTTTGGGGCAGATGGAGGGTCGGCAAGCCGAACTGGAGAATCAGCATACCGGGCGGGCCGAGCGAGTGGGGCAATTGATTGCTGCTGCCCATCAGGCTGTAAATGAATTCGAAGCCCATTTCGAACGTACCGCGCAATTGCGACGTAGCGTGCTATCCCTGCTGTCGCAATTCACCCGCAAGGACAACATCAGCTTCGACGGTTTCGCCCGCGTCAGCCATGTCACCGATGCCACCGACTGGCGGGTGGAGTATCCGTTTGTGGTGCTGTACCCAACCGCGGAAGATGAAGTCGGGCATTTGGTGCGCGGCTGTATCGAGCTGGGCTTGACTATCATCCCTCGCGGCGGTGGCACGGGTTACACCGGTGGTGCGGTGCCGCTCAATGCTTATTCGGCGGTGATCAATACCGAAAAGCTGTTGGTGATGGGGGCGGTAGAGCGGCATACGCTATTACCGGGCGTGGAGTGTTCGTATGCGACGATTTACACCGGCGCCGGCGTAGTGACTCGACGGGTGATGGAAACCGCCGAACAGGCCGGTTTGGTGTTTGCCTGCGACCCGACTTCTGCGGACGCATCCTGCATCGGCGGCAATATTGCGATGAACGCCGGCGGCAAAAAGGCCGTGCTGTGGGGAACGGCGCTGGACAACTTGGCTTCCTGGCGGATGGTGACGCCCGATGGAAATTGGCTGGAAGTCGAGCGGCTGAATCACAATTTGGGCAAGATCCATGAGCAAGACAAAGCCGCATTTTTGCTGAAACGCTTCGATGCCGGCGGCAAGCAATTGCTGGGTGAAGAAACGCTGGAGATCTCCGGCAGTTTTTTCCGCAAGACCGGGCTGGGTAAGGACGTGACCGACAAGTTTCTCGGGGGGTTGCCCGGTATTCAAAAAGAGGGTTGTGACGGCATTATCACCTCCGCACGCTGGATTCTGCACGAAATGCCGCCGGTTAGCCGCACGTTTTGTCTGGAATTCTTCGGGCAGGTGCGCGAGGCGGTGCCTTCTATCGTCGAAATTCGCGATTACCTGGCGGATTTGCCGAAAGAGGGCGCTAGCCGCGTGATGCTGGCTGGTTTGGAGCATCTGGACGAACGCTACGTCAAAGCAGTCGGCTATGCCACCAAAGCCAAACGCCACGGCCGGCCGAAAATGGTGCTGATCGGCGACATTGTCGGTGACGATGAAAACCAAGTCGCGATGGCGGCGTCCGAAGTTGTGCGCATATGTAATGCGCGCGGCGCCGAGGGCTTTATCGCCGTGAACCCGGAAACCCGCAAGAAATTCTGGCTGGATCGCGGCCGCACCGCGGCGATTGCCCGGCATACCAATGCCTTCAAAATCAACGAAGACGTGGTGATTCCGCTGCCGAGGATGGGCGATTATTGCGACGGCATCGAGCGCATCAACATCGAATTGTCACTGAATAATAAATTGCGCTTATGCAGTGCCTTAATTGAACTGCTGGGCGGCGACTTGCCGCTTAGAGCCTACGAAGAAGGCGTGAATAAAGCCGAATTGTTGGACGAGCGGCGGGCCTTGGCGTTGGATGCGGTAGACACAGTAAAGCAGCGCTGGCAATGGATTTACGATAATTTGGATTTGCCGTTGGCCGAAGCCGAAAAAGCCTTCGCGTCACAAGGTATCCAGGCCGGCGAACTGAGCAATCGTGCCGTCGAGCCGATTTTGTTTCATCGCTTGCAGGATTATTCGTTACGGGTGTCGTGGAAGCAGGAATTGCTGCCCCGGTTGCGGGAAATTTTCGAAGGCGATAATTTCCGGCCCATCGTCGAGCGCATCGAGGCTTTGCATAAAGAGGTGCTGCGCGGTCGCGTATTCGTGGCTCTGCACATGCACGCCGGCGACGGCAACGTGCATACGAATTTGCCGATCAACTCCGATCATTACGAAATGCTGCAAGAAGCCAATGCCGCCGTAGCGCGGATTATGGCCCTGGCGCGTTCATTGGGCGGGGCGATTTCCGGCGAACATGGCATCGGCATCACCAAATACGAATTCTTGACCGAGGACGAGTTGGCGGATTTTCATGCCTATAAAAACCGTATCGATCCGGAAGGGCGTTTTAATCGCGGCAAGTTGATGCCGGGTGCCGATTTGCGTTCGGCTTATACCACGTCATTTAGTTTGATGGGTTTTGAGTCCTTAATCATGCAGCAAAGCGATATTGGCGCGATTTCCGATTCGGTGAAAGACTGTCTGCGTTGCGGCAAGTGTAAACCGGTCTGCGCCACGCATGTGCCGCCGGCCAATTTGTTGTATTCGCCGCGCAATAAGATTTTGGCGACTTCATTATTGATCGAAGCGTTTTTGTACGAAGAACAAACCCGGCGCGGGATTTCGATTACCCATTGGAAGGAGTTCGAAGACGTTGCCGACCATTGCACGGTCTGCCACAAATGCTTCAATCCATGTCCGGTGGACATCGATTTCGGCGATGTGTCGATGAATATGCGCAATTTGTTGCGCAAGATGGGCAAGCAAAGTTTCAATCCGGCCAAAACCATGGCGATTGCTTTTCTGACTGCGTCCAGTCCGAATACGGTCAAGGCGATGCGCACGGCGATGATCGATTGGACCTACAAGGCGCAACGCATCGGCAATACGCTGTTGAAGCCTTGGAGCAAAGCGCAGATCGCGCAGCCGCCGGCCACGGTCGGCAAGCCGCCGGTGCGCGAGCAGGTGATTCATTTCATGAATCGGAAAATGCCTGGCGATTTGCCGACCAAAACCGCGCGGGCGCTGCTGGACATCGAAGACGGCCAGATTGTGCCCATTATTCGCGACCATGCCAAAACCCGCACCGATTCCGAGGCGGTGTTTTATTTCCCCGGCTGCGGTTCCGAGCGCCTGTTCTCGCAGGTCGGATTGGCGACCCAGGCAATGCTGTACGAGATTGGCGTGCAAACTGTATTGCCTCCCGGTTATTTGTGCTGCGGCTATCCGCAGCGTGCCGGCGGGCAGTTTGATAAGGCGCAAAAAATTACCACTGACAACCGGGTGTTGTTCCACCGGGTAGCCAATACCTTGAATTATCTGGATATTAAGACCGTGGTGGTCAGCTGCGGTACTTGCCAGGACCAGTTGCAGGATTATGAATTCGAGAAAATATTTCCCGGTTGCCGCCTGATCGATATTCACGAATATCTGCTGGAAAAAGGCGTGCGGCTGGATGGCGTGAATGGCGCGCGTTATCTATATCATGACCCGTGTCATAGCCCGTTCAAGCAGCAAGATCCGATCAAAGTGGTCAATCAGTTGATCGGTGCGCCGGTTGCGAAATCAGAGCGCTGTTGCGGCGAGTCGGGCACTTTGGCGGTGGCGCGGCCGGATATTTCCACGCAGATTCGTTTTCGTAAGGCGGAAGAATTGCAGAAAGACACGGCTAAATTACGGTCAGACGGCTACGACGGCGCGGTGAAGATGTTGACCTCTTGTCCCTCGTGCATGCAAGGTTTACAGCGGTTCGAAGACGAAGTCGAGCAAATGGAAGTCGATTACATTGTCGTGGAAATCGCCAAGCATATATTGGGTGAAAACTGGATGACCGGGTATTTGGATCAGGTCACCAAAGGCGGTATTGAGCGGGTTTTGGTGTAG
- a CDS encoding alpha/beta fold hydrolase: protein MPVKRLHLLIKLSLLLFLAACSTPAMRLHEQATAFGFQALESKVAGFNLTSFTHLPPSAGKRLHVYLEGDGYPWERGLFPASDPTTRTATVLSLMSSDPKPALYLGRPCYNGHAGDPGCSQSLWTGARYSERVVTAMTQALTEFCTLNGYSEVVLIGHSGGGTLALLIAERLPQTVALVTLAGNYDIDIWADHHGYQHLHDSLNPAKRAGKPGIAEWHLLGQRDNNIPPALFQQALQQRPNSHVQIVDADHTNGWQAIWPHILKRLDHLP from the coding sequence ATGCCTGTCAAGCGGCTACATTTGCTGATTAAACTGAGTCTGCTGCTTTTCCTGGCAGCTTGCAGTACCCCGGCCATGCGCCTACATGAGCAAGCCACGGCATTCGGCTTTCAGGCCTTAGAATCCAAAGTAGCCGGATTCAATCTCACATCGTTTACCCATTTGCCACCATCCGCCGGTAAACGCCTGCATGTTTATCTCGAAGGTGACGGCTACCCTTGGGAACGTGGACTATTTCCAGCCTCTGACCCGACCACCCGCACAGCTACCGTTCTGTCATTAATGTCTTCCGACCCGAAGCCGGCTTTGTACCTGGGACGGCCATGCTACAACGGCCACGCCGGCGACCCCGGCTGCTCGCAAAGCTTGTGGACCGGCGCCCGCTATAGCGAAAGAGTGGTAACGGCTATGACCCAAGCATTAACAGAATTCTGCACCCTAAACGGTTACAGTGAAGTGGTATTGATCGGCCACAGCGGCGGCGGCACGTTGGCTCTATTGATAGCCGAGCGCTTGCCGCAAACCGTCGCGTTGGTGACGCTGGCGGGGAATTATGACATCGATATTTGGGCCGATCATCACGGCTACCAGCATTTGCATGACTCTCTAAACCCGGCTAAGCGCGCCGGCAAACCCGGCATCGCGGAATGGCATCTGCTGGGCCAGCGCGATAACAACATTCCCCCGGCATTATTCCAACAAGCCTTACAGCAACGCCCCAACAGCCACGTACAAATCGTTGATGCCGATCACACCAATGGCTGGCAAGCCATTTGGCCGCACATACTAAAACGCCTCGACCACCTGCCCTAG
- a CDS encoding serine/threonine-protein kinase, translating to MSRFELALKAFQQAQLAYEDLLAVAAALSAEPEPVLDAARQFLENEYRSGNIGADVYRGLQSVMQDETRFVDDQTQMAPSRVSAPDDATSIVSAPTTATTILPVSPATQTPTLTTESLLQGLDPSQPRAELTVGSTLKGRFVLEELLGVGGMGMVFKATDLRKVEASDKEPFVALKVLNQDFQFNPMALVALQRETKRAQTLSHPNIIKVYDFDRDGTHVFMSMEYLQGRPLSHLIREHVDSGLPFKKAWPIISAMAEALAHAHKKNIVHSDFKPGNVFVGDDGEIRVLDFGIACAIGRSETDGHDATIFNARSLGAMTPAYASLEQLQNSDPDPRDDIYALACITYELLSGKHPFGRLSAEKATEVNLQPKPIAQLKRRQWKGLQKALAFRQEDRCATIDEFLAAIGPHTSVYYGLWSTGVLLACLIGLNVYWTLNEKQTATEVVKVAVELNPEQNQKIKDLLELADIHFDVGYLTAPTGSNAFWAYQEVLKIDPYNKAAIDGINKIADTLEQQAWEFYEKNDRSEALKKVQEGLEVNPVHKGLQSLRDKLRFN from the coding sequence ATGTCCAGATTTGAGCTCGCATTGAAAGCCTTTCAGCAGGCTCAACTAGCCTATGAAGATTTATTGGCCGTAGCGGCCGCGTTAAGCGCGGAACCCGAACCGGTTTTAGATGCGGCTCGGCAATTTTTGGAAAACGAATATCGGAGCGGAAACATTGGCGCGGATGTTTATCGCGGTTTGCAATCGGTCATGCAAGACGAAACCCGGTTTGTCGACGACCAAACCCAAATGGCGCCTTCACGGGTCTCCGCTCCAGACGATGCAACCAGCATAGTTTCGGCGCCGACTACGGCGACGACGATACTGCCGGTTTCACCCGCTACGCAAACACCTACCCTGACCACCGAATCCTTGCTGCAAGGCTTGGATCCCTCGCAGCCGCGCGCCGAGCTGACAGTCGGTAGTACCTTGAAAGGTCGTTTTGTGCTCGAAGAGTTGCTCGGGGTGGGCGGCATGGGTATGGTGTTTAAAGCCACCGACTTGCGCAAAGTAGAAGCCTCGGATAAAGAGCCTTTTGTCGCTTTAAAGGTGTTAAATCAGGATTTTCAATTCAATCCGATGGCGCTGGTGGCTTTGCAGCGGGAGACCAAACGTGCGCAAACCCTGTCTCACCCCAATATTATTAAAGTCTACGATTTTGATCGGGACGGCACGCACGTGTTTATGTCGATGGAATACCTGCAGGGTAGGCCGCTCAGTCATCTGATCCGTGAGCATGTCGACAGCGGATTACCCTTCAAAAAAGCCTGGCCTATCATCAGTGCGATGGCTGAAGCCTTGGCGCATGCGCATAAGAAAAATATCGTGCATTCCGACTTTAAACCGGGGAATGTGTTTGTCGGCGACGACGGCGAAATCAGAGTGCTGGATTTCGGGATTGCTTGCGCCATTGGCCGCAGCGAAACAGACGGCCACGACGCGACGATTTTTAATGCGCGGTCGCTGGGCGCTATGACTCCGGCCTATGCCAGTTTGGAGCAACTGCAAAATAGCGATCCCGATCCGCGCGACGATATTTATGCCTTGGCTTGCATCACTTACGAACTGTTGAGCGGCAAGCATCCGTTTGGCCGGTTATCGGCGGAAAAGGCCACGGAAGTCAATCTACAGCCCAAACCCATTGCCCAGCTTAAACGCCGGCAATGGAAAGGATTGCAAAAGGCCCTGGCTTTTAGACAGGAGGATCGCTGTGCCACTATCGACGAATTTTTAGCGGCTATCGGACCGCATACGTCTGTCTATTACGGACTGTGGTCAACGGGTGTGTTGCTGGCTTGTTTGATCGGGTTGAACGTCTATTGGACTCTCAATGAAAAGCAAACCGCTACCGAAGTGGTAAAGGTCGCCGTTGAGCTCAATCCCGAGCAAAACCAAAAAATTAAGGATTTGCTGGAATTGGCGGATATTCATTTTGATGTCGGTTACCTAACCGCGCCGACCGGCAGCAATGCGTTCTGGGCTTATCAGGAAGTTTTGAAAATTGATCCATACAACAAAGCAGCAATAGACGGTATCAATAAAATTGCCGATACGCTGGAACAGCAGGCGTGGGAGTTTTACGAAAAGAACGACCGCTCGGAGGCTTTGAAAAAAGTACAGGAAGGTTTGGAAGTCAACCCTGTGCACAAGGGCTTACAGAGTTTGCGAGATAAGCTCAGGTTTAATTGA